The Rhizobium leguminosarum region ACCGCCGCTCAGCCGGTCGACATCCTCGTCCAGGCCGTTGCGGCGCACGATCTGCGGCAGCAAGGTGTCGCCGTCGAAGGTAATCGAGATGTCGTCGAACAGCAGGCCGAGCAGCGGGGCGAGTTCGTTCATGACCGGCTTGAGATAAAGGTCGCGCGCTGCTGCCCGCGTCGCCGTCAGCGCCTTGCGCAGGCGATCGAGCACGGCGACCTCCGTCTCGAAACGCTTCACCTGCTCGCGCGCGGCTGCCAGAAAATCCCGCGTTTCCGACCAGTTTTCTTCCAGCGCACTGTCCGAGCGGGTGCGGATCTGACCGCCGAGATCGGCAAGCTCTTCGCGAAGCCTGGCAATTTCGCGGCCTGCGGCGTCGGCGACCGAGCGCGCCCTGGCAAGGGCGGCCTCTGCGCCTGCGAGGTCCCGTCCTGTCCTGCGCAAAGGCGCGGCCCGAAGTTCGACAGCATCGACCTGCTCTTTGGCGCTGGAAAGTCTTGCCGCAAGGTCCCGTTGCAATTCCGGTCGGCCGGCTTCGGGACCGATGATCGCCGCGATGGCCTCGAGGTTCTGGCCAAGTTTGGCGTGCTCCGTCTGCGCTCGCAATATTGCCTCGCCGGCCTCCATGCGCATCACCGACGCTTCCCGCGCCCGGTTTCGCGCCAGGTCGATACGCTGCGTCGCATCCGCGAGACGGGCGAGCACCTCTTCCGGGTCGGCGTCGAGTTCGACTGGACCCTGGCTGAGTTCCGCAAAGCGTGCGGCATCGAGGTGAAGCTGGTCGATGCCATTCGGAGCCACGTCGGCGAACCGCTGGCGTGCCCGCCCCAGTTCCTCCTGCTTGTTCCGGGCGGAAATATCGCGCTGTCGCGCCGCCCGCAAACTGTCGACACCGAGCCTGGCAAGCAATGTTTGGCGCGTAGCTTCCGCGGTTTCGAGCGCGCCGTCCTGATCTGCCTGCCGGCTAGAATGGATCGTCAGGGTGCCGACGCCTGCTATGTCGAGCCTCGCCACCCCGGCAAAGCTCTTGTCTTCTCCCCCCGGCAAAGGTTGGCGATCCATGCTCACCGATCCGGAGGCGTCTTTCAGGTAGTCGATCCTGAGCCTGGGAAGACCGACTTCGGCTGCTGCACGCAAGCCAACGATCTTGAGATCCAACGCTTCGAGCCGTTCGATCGCATCGGCTGGAATGGCGAGCAATGCGTGCGCAGCCTCTCCGTCCTCGATCTGCCGCCGCGCCGCTTCCGCCTGTTCGAGATGCTGACGAACCTCCGCCAGCCGCTCTGCGGCGTGGCGTGAACGGAGTGCTGCCTCCAGCCGCGCCAGCAATTCGCGGTTTACCCGCTCTTCCTCTTCGGCTGCCTGAACCTCCGCCGTTGCGGCCTCGCTTTCGGCCAGCGATACCGCGCGTCGCTCGGCTGCATTTGAAAGCTCTTTTTCCGTCACGGCGAAACGCCGCGCGAGTTCGTCACTGCGGTTCAATGCCGCGTGGAAGCGGTCGAATGCCTGCTGCGCTTCATCGCGGCGGCTGACGGCCAGGGCAGCTTCGGCATCGAGTGCCTTGAGTTCCCTATCGTGCAGTTTAGCGGCCTCGAGCACCGACTCGGCATTGGCAATCGCCGCCTTCCGGCCGGCCTCTTCGTCCGAATTTTCCAGTTCGCTGAGTCTCGCCTGCACTGAGCGGCGGCGGTCGAGCGCGCCGTGCAGCATCTCCACCTCCTTGGCCAGCCGCGCCTCCTCCGCCTGCAGCCGGTCACGATCGTCGAGCGCGGCGGCAAAGCGGCCTCCGGCCTTTGGCCGGAGCGTCGCGGTGACCAGGCGATTGAGTTCATCCTCGCAGGCTTCGAGCACTGCCGACATGCGCCGTCCGCCCGTCAGCGCCTCCACCTCGCCTTGCACTGAAGACAGCAGGCTTTCGCGCACCCGCTTGTCGTTTTCTTCCTCGCTCTTGCTGCGATTTTCGATGCCGGTGACGCCCTGGCGCACCCAGAGCAGGCCTGCCGGGCCGGCAGTTCCGCCGGAAATGAGATCGCCGATGAAAGCCTCGGCCTCGTCGGCCTGGGCGACGAGCCGGCCGCTGCCGAGATCGGTGACGCTGGCGCGCCGTCCGCCATAGAACTGCTTGGTCAGGCGGTAGCGGCCGGCTTCGATCGTGATATCGGCCTCGACGATCGGATTGCCGCCGCTATAGGGGCGCAGCATCTGCACGCTCTTTGGCGTGCCGCCGTGCGGCTGGAAGAACAGCGCATGCAGCGCCTCGAAACAGGTTGATTTGCCGTGTTCGTTGGCAGCGCTCAGCACATTGACGCCGTCGGCGATTCCTTCGACGGATATGCCGCGGCCGGCGAAGCGTTTGACGTTGTGAAGGCGAAGAGCGTTGAGTTTCATCGATCAATCGCCTCGCAATAGGAAAACAGGCGGATCAACGCCTCACGCGCCACACCTCTGTCATCGCCCGAGCGGGATTGGTCGCGGCTTTCGGCAAGCAGCAACTCCGCAGTATCGCGCAGCGGACCGGCTCGGTCGATGATCTCGAGATCATCGCTCTCGCAATCGGTCCCCAGCAGTTCCGTATCGATCTCCAGATAGGCAAATTCCGGCGCGACCTGCTCCAGCAGGCTGGTCATTGCTGTGCGCCCGTTCAATCGGGCACGGCCGGACAACGCGACGCGCAACAGGGTTTGTCGCCGCGCGAACGGTTCCGGCAGCGCCGCCTTCAGCGCTTCAACACCGTCTTCCGATGCCAGCAGCGGAAGCTGCAATGTCTGCCAGGAAAAGCTGGCGGTCGCGATAGCCGTCGTCGTCGGCATTGCCCCCTGCCCGGCAATGGAAACGATCATCGCCTGCCCCGGCCGGTCATGCTTGAACCGGTCGGGCTCGGGCGCGCCGCTGTAATATGTTCTGGCGTCCACCGCCACCGATCCGTGCCAATCGCCGAGCGCCATGTAATCGAGGCCGGCCAGCGCCGCGCGGTTCGGTGCAATCACGTTGGTGGCCGTGGCATCCTCCGAAAATTCCTGGATCGGGCCATGTGCGAGGCCGATGCGGATGGAGCCGTCCGGTGTGGCAGCACCCGTCATCCATTCGGTCAGGTCGCGGCCCGGCCGCCTGGTCGTGCAAGGCGCCGGCAGCAGGATGACATCAGGTCCAAGCGGAAGGGGCGCCGCTTCCGTCGCCAGGATGACATTGTCGGGCACCACGCCGCGCGCAGCACTCCAGAGCTGGTCCGCCAGCAGCGAATCGTGGTTGCCAGGAAGCAGGACCCAGCGTAGCGGCGTATTCCGGGCCATCTCGCCAAGCGCTTGGCGAAGCACGGCAGGCGTCGGCGTCTCGGTATCGAACGTGTCGCCTGCGAGCAGGATGACACCTGCCCCATGCTCACGTGCCGCACCGGCGAGTCTCCCGATCACGCCATGCCGGGCCTCGCGCAGGCGCCCTCTCAAATCCTCCGGAAGATTGCCAAATCGTTTGCCAATATGAAGGTCCGAACTGTGCAGGAAGGAAAACATCAACCAGCCATGTTTGCGATGCGCCGCGAGCTTCCGAGCATGCCCTACAGCGCCGCGCGTCTTTTCGGACACACAAGGACACTGTAGCGCTTTGCAGTAGGCCTCGTCCGCGGTTCGCGATTCCGTTGTTCCGCGACAGACCATGCCTCCCGATATCAGGCGAGGCAAGCCTATCCTGGCTCAACAAGCTCTTATCCAACGCTTATCTAATTCTGCGGGATATTCGACACCGTATCCATCCCGCTCACGGACGAGGACGGCTGCTAATACCGCCGGTAACCTCCGGGCGGAGTGCCGCCTGATCCTGGTTAGAACGGTTGAACACCACCATCTTGGCGTCGGCCATCTCTCAGACCTACAATATATCAGGGAGCCGTTCACGAAGCTCCTTCACCAGCACGCGCTCATTTTCCGAATAGTCGACCGGAACGTTCACCAGATGGACGCCACCTCCGGAGAATGCCTCTTCGAGAACCTGTTTGAACTGGCCGATATCGTCGACCCTGGTTCCCTTGGCGCCATAGGATTCGGCATATTTCACGAAGTCGGGATTGCCGAAGGTCATCCCGAAATCCGGGAATTCGTCCACGGCCTGCTTCCAGCGGATCATCCCATAAGCATTGTCCTCGATGACAAGAACCACGAGGCTGAGCTTCAGCCTGACGGCCGTCTCGAGTTCCTGGGAGTTCATCATGAAGCCGCCGTCACCACAGATCGCCATGACCCGCCGCTCGGGGTATAGCATCGAGGCAACCATCGCCGACGGCAGCCCGGCTCCCATCGTTGCAAGAGCATTGTCGAGCAGCAGCGTGTTCGCCATCCGCGTCCGGTAGTTCCGCGCGAACCAGATCTTGTACATGCCGTTATCGAGCGCCAGGATGCCGTCATGCGGCATCACCTCTCTTATATCGTGAACCAGCCGCTGTGGCGTGAAGCGATCTTCTGTTGCCCGCGCGGCGATGCGCTCGAGAATGCGCTCGCGGAGATGAAGAAGCGCCTGCGCGTTTGGCAGCTTGCCGTCGAGGCGATCCGCCAGCGCCTTGAGCGAAGGGCCGATGTCGCCGATGACTTCGGATTGCGGGAAATAGACCTGCTCGACGGTCGCCGGCTGATATCCGACATGGACGACCTTCGGGCCGCCCTTGCCCATGATGAAGGGTGGCTTCTCGATCGTGTCGTGCCCGATCGTGATGATAAGGTCTGCCTGTTCGATGGCCTCGTGGACATAGTCCCGCTCCGACAGCGCGGCGGTGCCCATATAAAGTTCGGTTCCGCCGGGCACCGTTCCCTTCCCCATCTGAGTGGTAAAGAACGGAATGCGCGTACGGATCACAAACTGCGCAATATCCGATGTCGAGCGGGGACGCGAGGCGGCGGCCCCGAACATCAGAAGCGGACGTTTGGCTGCGGCGATGAGGGCGGCGGCGCGATCGAGGGCCGCATCGCTCGCCGTCGGCAGTTCGAGCTGATGCGGTGCAATCAGTGCCACTTCCTGGCATTCTTCGGCCGCAATATCTTCCGGAAGCTCCAGATGTACCGGCCCCGGCCTTTCCTCTTGGGCGATGCGGAACGCCTCCCTGACCGTCGTCGGGATCATCTGCGGCGACACGATCTGCCTTGCGAGCTTGGTCAGCGGCTTCATCGACGCGACGACATCGACCACCTGGAAACGCGCCTGGCGGGACGAGAGGATCCCCTTCTGGCCGGTTATCATCACCATCGGCATCGCGCCGAGCAAGGCATAGGCGGCACCTGTCGAGAGGTTCAGAGCGCCAGGCCCGAGCGTTGTCAGGCAGACGCCGGGCTTTCCAGTCAGGCGGCCATAGGTCGCGGCCATGAACGCCGCCGCCTGCTCGTGTCGGGTGAGGACGAGCTCAATCGACGATTTTCGGATGGATTCGACGACGTCGAGATTCTCTTCGCCTGGGATGCCGAAAATGCGCTCGACACCTTCGTTCTCAAGCGCTGCCACTAGAAGATCGGAGCCTTTGATCATGGATGTGTGCCCGTGCTGTTTGGATCGAGGCTTCCAGAAAGGAAGGCCCCCTTGAAGATATGTTCTTTTCCGGGCCTGTCCATGCGTTCGGCGGCATCGGGTTGCCTCTATCTTAGTCGCCGAGAATTTCTAGATAGGACTTGCCGCGGGAATAAAAAAGCTCTCCGCGGTTCTGCTGGCAAACAGCTTTGACTGATGATGTGAGATGTCGCGGTTCAAGCCGGCACCTCCCGCCCGCAGCGCGCAGAGCCCTGTTTTGCTGTATCGAGGATATCAATGGCCTGGCGGCTAACCGGCTACAAGAGCCCCTTGGCCTTGAAGTCGGCGGCGAAGGTGGCAAGCGGCATAACGAGGGTGAGCGGTTTCCCTTGCAGCGGTTCGGCGCCATAGCTGGCATACCAATGGGCGGCGCGTTCGCTCTTGGCATCGATGATGAGCAGGATCCCGCCGCCCTCGCTGGCGAGCCGCAGGCAACGGAGCGCTGCAGCAGCGATGAGCTGGCCGCCTAAACCCTTTCCCGCCACCTTTATGTCGGTTGCCAAGCGCGCAAGCTTGAAGCCTGCGACTTCATGGCGTGCGAGGCCTCTCGTCAGCTTTGGAGGCACGGCCTCATGCGTAACAGCCGAAGGCGCGACTGTGTAGAATCCGAGGATGCGATCAGGTTGGGCTTTGTCGATAGCGCAGAAGGTCTTCGCCGCATTCTGCTCATGGCTCTGCCGAGCGAAGCGCCGAATGAACTCGTTCATTGCCGCATCACCGCAATCGAATGAGGCCCGATCGTGCGACTTAGCGATCGGCTCTTCATGCCAGACGGGGAGGGTCACAGGGCATCCGGTAGAGCAGAGATCGCAGCGCGTAGTTTCGCGTTCGGTTTGGGCGGGTGTTCAAGCAGGTCGAGGATGCGGATGAAATCGCGGCTCGACACGGTCTCAACTTCAGCAGCCTGGATGACGGCTTCGGCTTCAGGTACTATCTTATCGAGAATGAAATCGGCCATATCCTTGTTCGAGAGGGCAGCCGCGCGCGCGATCATTGCCTTCTGCTTTGGCGGGATACGCAGCTGGTAGCGTTCGGTTTTGTTGTCCGCGGTTCTCGGCATAATTATCTCCTTAATCGCAATGTAGCGTACACATAGTATGTGTACAAGAAGTTTCCTGAGATGATCGCAGCATTCATGGAATGTTCAGCGAACACTACTTCGAGAGCCTTCGGCGGGCTTGCGACCTCCTGACCCATTGCCCGTCCATTATCCTTCAAGCGTCCAGTTCGGCTGCTCGGCGTGACGCTTTCATCGCTCAATACGATGAAATCGTCGATGTTCAGCCACAGTTGCTTGATCTTGGATTGTGACGGGTGCTAGCGACGTCATTGAGCGCAGGTGGCTGATATGGACGTGCCCGAGCGCTCCCTGAGGATGAAGCTCGCTGGAACACGACGGGCATTCGGAGCCAGCGCTCGGTCGAAAAATACGCCTTAGTCCTCACCTGCGAACTTGATGTCGCCTTAAGACCAAGAACAAAATTAAAGATATTTGCGCCGCCGGCTTCGCGCGTGAAGCTGAGATAGGAGCCGAATCGGTCGTATTCAACGTTTTGAAGGTTTTGGATCGAGGCAAGAGTATCCTCGAAATCACGCCAGCACGCCTGCTTCACAATGATCTCGAAAATGCGCAGGACGGCTGGGGCGAGACGCCCCTGAGCGTCGGTCGTCGGCCCAATGATCTTGGCGCGGATCTCAAGAATATCGCCCAATTCATCTCCACGAACCTTAAGGAAGGTCGAGCTGAGTGGACGCACCTCGTCCCGTTCGTAGATGCGCTGAAAATAACATTCATAGCTGCGATTGCGCATCGATGCGGCTTTCCATTCGCTCATCTCGATGCCGGCTTCTCGAAGAGCACCGCAAAAGTTCGACCCCGAGACGCGCCACATCCGCAGAAATTGACTTGCCAACTCCAGCTTCGGGATCTCGATCAGCTGCAGCGACATCGACGTCGGCGGGAGTGGAGAAGGAGCCGCCGGATCAGGGCGGGCTGCTGTGCGAGATGATCGGGGAGCCTTATTGAGCGCTCGATTTTCGAAGGGTCCGACCGGATCTTCGAGATGATTTAATTCACGGTAAAAAACGACGATGCCTGCAAGGAGCGAAATTGATATCAAAAGCCCTGGCCAAAGCAGGGACCAGCGGTTCCTCGGCATTGGGAAATTCCGGCGCCAAGGTGGACTTTCGCGAGGAGGATCGACTGCTGATGGCACTTTATCCACGGCGCGACCTCACAAGCAAAATAGGAGCGGCTGCGAGTTCGAACTCAATCAACCTCGATCCTATTTGCAACCAACTGTCGGTCGGCGCTCGGACCAATCAGCGCCCTGCTGGCAACTCCTTCTGAGGTGAGCAACGGATGCGAAACGGTACAGTCTGTCCGACTCACCTCACTGCAAGTGTGAAGTCGCGTGCGTGGAGCGTCAAGCAGCAACCCCAGTGGATGGCGCTCGTCCTCTAGTATTCCCGTGGCGGCTTTGCAATGTCGGGAGCATCGGCGGGCGTTTCAAAGAACGAACGCAATCTGCGAGCAGACGGCAGCCCTAGACAATACTTTGAAGCAATGGTGTCACGCCGTCATATGACGCGCTTGACGCCAGGCCTCATAACGTTCGAGGGTCTCCTTGTTGGGCGGGTATACCCCCAAGGTCGATTTCCCTGACTCGATTTCCAGCTTGAGAAACTCTTCCTGCTCCTCCATCGCAACAGCTTCTTCGGCAATGTCATCGACATATTCCCGCGGAATAACGATCACCGCTTCGCTGTCGCCGAAGATGATGTCATCGGGATAAACGGCGACGCCGCCGCAGGCGATTGGCTGGTTCATGTCTGACGCATGGTGGGCAACCAGGTTCGCCGGCGCTGCCGGTCCCATGCAGTAGGTCGGGAGCCCCAGCTGCGCGACGTCGGCTGTATCGCGGACGCCGCCGTCGAGCACGAGGCCGGCGGCGCCACGATAGACGAGGCGGCGGGCGAGCATGGCGCCGATGCCGGCGACTTCCGCCAAGGAGCGGCAATCGAAGACGAGAACATGGCCCTCGGAGATCGTATCGATGGCCTTGCGCTGCTGATTGGATGGATCAGAACTATACGTCGAACCGTCGATATCTTCCCGTGCGGGAATGTAGCGTACGGTGACGGCTGGGCCGATCATCGGCCTGCCGGCGCTCGCCAGCGGCCGCACGCCACGAACCGCGGTGTTCTTCAGGCCACGCTTCAGCAGCAGAGTGCTAAGACTTGCAGAATTCGTCCGCAAAAGCTTTTCGTAAACCGATGGGTCCAAAGCCGTCATGAGATCCTCCATTGTCCGCAGGAAGCTCTAGCATAACGAGAAGATAGTTCAATACTGAATTTGATGTTTGCTATTTGGATCATGGCTGCTTGCCATTGATCACCTTTGTCAAGATGGCGGCACCGTCCACAACCTCGCGCTTGATTGCCCGTGCCCTGTCCGGCGTCGCTTCACCAATGAATGGGACGCTGATCGTCGCGACAAGCCGACCTTCGGAATCGAAGACGGGCGCGGCAAAAGCCCGGAGGCCAAGGTTGGATTCCTGATTGTCCTCGGCGCATCCGTTGCGCCGAATTTCAACGAGTGCTTCCTTCAGCGCCTCCGGATCGGTAATCGTATATGGCGTCTTCGACTCCAGCCCGCCGCTGCAGTAAGCCTCGATGTCACCGTAGTCCGAATAGGCAAGGGCGAGCTTGCCGGCGGCGCCGACATGTTTACGCGAGCGACTGCCGACCTTAATGAAAAGCGAATAATCGCCCGGGCTGGCGGCCGCAAATATCGTTATCATCTCGTTGCCTTCCGGGGCAGCCAACCTGAAGGACTCGAAAATGCGGTCGGCCGCAGCCGTTAGGATCGGCCTTGCCGCTTCGATCACCGTTGCCCTGTCGGCGCCGGGCGAGATGCGCCGCGCAAGCTCGATGAATTTTGGCCCCAACTCATAGGAAGCCCCACCATTCACCCGTGCCACGAGGCCGTGCGCGGCCAATGAATTGAGGATCCGATAGACGGTCGAACGCGGAGCTCCCAGCTGATCCACCAGCGCGGCCAGGGAAATTCCCGTCTTCGCATCGGCAACGGCCTCAAGCAGGTGGGCGGTCTTTTCAACGACGGGTGATCCGTGTTTTGGTTCAATCATGAACTTTGAAATCCATATAAGAATTATAATATTGACTTCGCTGGGCGGAGCGAGCATGTTCAGTGGTGCGGATGTCACATTTGACACTACGCGCTTGGCGGAGGAAGTAAAGCCATTTGGATACCCGCTGCGGCGGTGCGCAACCGGATGGTTTTCACAAGACGGCACTGCGATGGACGGGATGCCGCTCGTTTGGATCTGGAGGAGGGATTTCATGAAGAAGATGAAGGGAATTGGTGCGCTGAGCATTGGCCTAGCATTTCTGCTGGCTCCGGGCAGCGCAATTCACGCCGACGCTGCCTCGGATAAGCTGACGGTGGTGGTGACCGATGAACCGAAGTCGCTCGATCCTTGTGACACCGACCTTTCGGGCAATTCTCGCATTCTGCACAACAACATCACGGAAGCGCTGGTCAATCTGAGCCCGGCCGACGGATCGGTCGTCCCGAGCCTAGCCACCGGCTGGCGGCAATTGGACCAACTGACCTGGGAATTCAAGCTCCGCGACGACGTCACCTTCCATGACGGCAAGGCGTTCGATGCCAGTGCCGTCGTTGCCGCTCTCAAGCGGGCGCAGGATCCGGCACTGGCCTGCGAAGTCGGACTTGCGACGTTGAAGGGCGTCAAGTTCAATGCAGAAGCGGTGAACCCGACGACCCTCCTCATCAAAACGGATATCGTCGAGCCGATCCTGCCGAACAAGATGTCCGCCGTGGACATCGGTTCGCCGGCGACCCCGAACGACGGCAAGTCGCGCTCCCCGGCCGGAACCGGACCTTACAAGCTTGCAGCGTGGACGCCTGGGCAATCAGTCGACCTCGTGGCCTATGACGGCTATTGGGGCGACAAGCCGGCGATCAAGAACGCGACCATCATCTGGCGCGCCGAATCCGCTGTTCGCGCGGCGATGGTCGCCACCGGGGAGGCGCAGATCGCATATGAAATAGCGCCCCAGGACGGCACCACGGAACAGGATCATGCCTTCCCGAACGCCGAAACCTCGCTGCTGAGGATCGACGCAGAAATTCCGCCGCTCAACGACAAACGCGTGCGCGAAGCCCTTAATCTTGCGATCGACCGGGACGGCCTTGTCGGCACCATCTTCCACCAGGATGCCCAAAAGGCGATGCAGGCTGTGCCGCCGTCAGTCTTCGGCTTCAATCCCGACATCCCCATCTGGACGTACGATCCGGAAAAAGCGAAATCCCTGCTCGCCGCGGCGAAAGCCGATGGCGTGCCGGTCGACAAGGAAATCGTCATCTACGGCCGCATCGGCATCTATCCCAATTCGTCCGAAAGCCTGGAAGCCATTCAGGCGATGCTCGCGGATACCGGCTTCAATGCCCGGCTCGAAATGCTTGAAACAAGCCCGTGGCTGAAGAAGCTGCTGAAGCCTTGGGACAAGGAACGTCAGCCGTCGATCCTGCAGACGCAGATCGACAACACCGAAGGCGACGCCGTATTTACGCTGCCGAACCGTTTTACCACCGACGGCAACCAGTCGACCATCGCCGATACCAGGCTCGACACGTTGATT contains the following coding sequences:
- a CDS encoding ABC transporter substrate-binding protein, which translates into the protein MKKMKGIGALSIGLAFLLAPGSAIHADAASDKLTVVVTDEPKSLDPCDTDLSGNSRILHNNITEALVNLSPADGSVVPSLATGWRQLDQLTWEFKLRDDVTFHDGKAFDASAVVAALKRAQDPALACEVGLATLKGVKFNAEAVNPTTLLIKTDIVEPILPNKMSAVDIGSPATPNDGKSRSPAGTGPYKLAAWTPGQSVDLVAYDGYWGDKPAIKNATIIWRAESAVRAAMVATGEAQIAYEIAPQDGTTEQDHAFPNAETSLLRIDAEIPPLNDKRVREALNLAIDRDGLVGTIFHQDAQKAMQAVPPSVFGFNPDIPIWTYDPEKAKSLLAAAKADGVPVDKEIVIYGRIGIYPNSSESLEAIQAMLADTGFNARLEMLETSPWLKKLLKPWDKERQPSILQTQIDNTEGDAVFTLPNRFTTDGNQSTIADTRLDTLIAGASKATGDERKKLFEEAFSYIAVDAVNIVPLFHMVTIARVAETVTYTPDVQAGNEIKLKSISYR
- a CDS encoding IclR family transcriptional regulator; this translates as MIEPKHGSPVVEKTAHLLEAVADAKTGISLAALVDQLGAPRSTVYRILNSLAAHGLVARVNGGASYELGPKFIELARRISPGADRATVIEAARPILTAAADRIFESFRLAAPEGNEMITIFAAASPGDYSLFIKVGSRSRKHVGAAGKLALAYSDYGDIEAYCSGGLESKTPYTITDPEALKEALVEIRRNGCAEDNQESNLGLRAFAAPVFDSEGRLVATISVPFIGEATPDRARAIKREVVDGAAILTKVINGKQP
- a CDS encoding AAA family ATPase, translating into MKLNALRLHNVKRFAGRGISVEGIADGVNVLSAANEHGKSTCFEALHALFFQPHGGTPKSVQMLRPYSGGNPIVEADITIEAGRYRLTKQFYGGRRASVTDLGSGRLVAQADEAEAFIGDLISGGTAGPAGLLWVRQGVTGIENRSKSEEENDKRVRESLLSSVQGEVEALTGGRRMSAVLEACEDELNRLVTATLRPKAGGRFAAALDDRDRLQAEEARLAKEVEMLHGALDRRRSVQARLSELENSDEEAGRKAAIANAESVLEAAKLHDRELKALDAEAALAVSRRDEAQQAFDRFHAALNRSDELARRFAVTEKELSNAAERRAVSLAESEAATAEVQAAEEEERVNRELLARLEAALRSRHAAERLAEVRQHLEQAEAARRQIEDGEAAHALLAIPADAIERLEALDLKIVGLRAAAEVGLPRLRIDYLKDASGSVSMDRQPLPGGEDKSFAGVARLDIAGVGTLTIHSSRQADQDGALETAEATRQTLLARLGVDSLRAARQRDISARNKQEELGRARQRFADVAPNGIDQLHLDAARFAELSQGPVELDADPEEVLARLADATQRIDLARNRAREASVMRMEAGEAILRAQTEHAKLGQNLEAIAAIIGPEAGRPELQRDLAARLSSAKEQVDAVELRAAPLRRTGRDLAGAEAALARARSVADAAGREIARLREELADLGGQIRTRSDSALEENWSETRDFLAAAREQVKRFETEVAVLDRLRKALTATRAAARDLYLKPVMNELAPLLGLLFDDISITFDGDTLLPQIVRRNGLDEDVDRLSGGMREQLSVLTRLAFARLLARDGRPAPVILDDALVYSDDDRIERMFDALHRQSRDQQILVFSCRQRAFAKLGGNVLTMQPWQPE
- a CDS encoding DUF1778 domain-containing protein, whose product is MPRTADNKTERYQLRIPPKQKAMIARAAALSNKDMADFILDKIVPEAEAVIQAAEVETVSSRDFIRILDLLEHPPKPNAKLRAAISALPDAL
- a CDS encoding acetolactate synthase large subunit, coding for MIKGSDLLVAALENEGVERIFGIPGEENLDVVESIRKSSIELVLTRHEQAAAFMAATYGRLTGKPGVCLTTLGPGALNLSTGAAYALLGAMPMVMITGQKGILSSRQARFQVVDVVASMKPLTKLARQIVSPQMIPTTVREAFRIAQEERPGPVHLELPEDIAAEECQEVALIAPHQLELPTASDAALDRAAALIAAAKRPLLMFGAAASRPRSTSDIAQFVIRTRIPFFTTQMGKGTVPGGTELYMGTAALSERDYVHEAIEQADLIITIGHDTIEKPPFIMGKGGPKVVHVGYQPATVEQVYFPQSEVIGDIGPSLKALADRLDGKLPNAQALLHLRERILERIAARATEDRFTPQRLVHDIREVMPHDGILALDNGMYKIWFARNYRTRMANTLLLDNALATMGAGLPSAMVASMLYPERRVMAICGDGGFMMNSQELETAVRLKLSLVVLVIEDNAYGMIRWKQAVDEFPDFGMTFGNPDFVKYAESYGAKGTRVDDIGQFKQVLEEAFSGGGVHLVNVPVDYSENERVLVKELRERLPDIL
- a CDS encoding DUF6030 family protein, with amino-acid sequence MPRNRWSLLWPGLLISISLLAGIVVFYRELNHLEDPVGPFENRALNKAPRSSRTAARPDPAAPSPLPPTSMSLQLIEIPKLELASQFLRMWRVSGSNFCGALREAGIEMSEWKAASMRNRSYECYFQRIYERDEVRPLSSTFLKVRGDELGDILEIRAKIIGPTTDAQGRLAPAVLRIFEIIVKQACWRDFEDTLASIQNLQNVEYDRFGSYLSFTREAGGANIFNFVLGLKATSSSQVRTKAYFSTERWLRMPVVFQRASSSGSARARPYQPPALNDVASTRHNPRSSNCG
- a CDS encoding ribonuclease activity regulator RraA, with product MTALDPSVYEKLLRTNSASLSTLLLKRGLKNTAVRGVRPLASAGRPMIGPAVTVRYIPAREDIDGSTYSSDPSNQQRKAIDTISEGHVLVFDCRSLAEVAGIGAMLARRLVYRGAAGLVLDGGVRDTADVAQLGLPTYCMGPAAPANLVAHHASDMNQPIACGGVAVYPDDIIFGDSEAVIVIPREYVDDIAEEAVAMEEQEEFLKLEIESGKSTLGVYPPNKETLERYEAWRQARHMTA
- a CDS encoding metallophosphoesterase family protein; protein product: MFSFLHSSDLHIGKRFGNLPEDLRGRLREARHGVIGRLAGAAREHGAGVILLAGDTFDTETPTPAVLRQALGEMARNTPLRWVLLPGNHDSLLADQLWSAARGVVPDNVILATEAAPLPLGPDVILLPAPCTTRRPGRDLTEWMTGAATPDGSIRIGLAHGPIQEFSEDATATNVIAPNRAALAGLDYMALGDWHGSVAVDARTYYSGAPEPDRFKHDRPGQAMIVSIAGQGAMPTTTAIATASFSWQTLQLPLLASEDGVEALKAALPEPFARRQTLLRVALSGRARLNGRTAMTSLLEQVAPEFAYLEIDTELLGTDCESDDLEIIDRAGPLRDTAELLLAESRDQSRSGDDRGVAREALIRLFSYCEAIDR
- a CDS encoding GNAT family N-acetyltransferase, giving the protein MTLPVWHEEPIAKSHDRASFDCGDAAMNEFIRRFARQSHEQNAAKTFCAIDKAQPDRILGFYTVAPSAVTHEAVPPKLTRGLARHEVAGFKLARLATDIKVAGKGLGGQLIAAAALRCLRLASEGGGILLIIDAKSERAAHWYASYGAEPLQGKPLTLVMPLATFAADFKAKGLL